A window of the Capricornis sumatraensis isolate serow.1 chromosome 9, serow.2, whole genome shotgun sequence genome harbors these coding sequences:
- the RETN gene encoding resistin → MKALSFLFIPVLGLLVCSQSLCPIDKAVSKKIQDVTTSLLPEAVRNIGLDCQSVTSRGSLVTCPSGFAVTSCTCGSACGSWDVRAETTCHCQCAGMDWTGARCCRLRIQ, encoded by the exons ATGAaggctctctccttcctcttcatcCCAGTCCTGGGGCTTCTGGTGTGTAGCCAGTCACTGTGCCCCATAGATAAAGCCGTCAGTAAGAAGATCCAGGATGTCACCACCTCCCTAC TTCCTGAGGCAGTAAGGAACATTGGCCTGGACTGCCAGAGTGTCACCTCCAGGGGGTCCCTGGTCACCTGCCCTTCAG GCTTCGCCGTCACTAGCTGCACGTGTGGCTCTGCCTGTGGCTCGTGGGACGTGCGTGCTGAGACCACGTGCCACTGCCAGTGCGCAGGCATGGACTGGACTGGCGCTCGCTGCTGCCGCCTGCGCATCCAGTAG
- the MCEMP1 gene encoding mast cell-expressed membrane protein 1 isoform X3, with protein sequence MQSVAFKDKRRGSAGNKAADDPNYENITFTFKNQNQPKGSHSPPKNKDSEMSRELVVLKEELWNVSTSVQECQEEQKTQWGNVKQHVTAAKQSIDTVMRNVQEGNPKRRQLATVPNIDEVKKTLQEILNILKTSKPTPSLQVPHLNE encoded by the exons ATGCAGTCGGTAGCCTTCAAAGACAAGAGACGGGGATCCGCAGGCAATAAAG CTGCAGATGACCCTAACTATGAGAACATCACCTTTACCTTCAAAAACCAGAACCAGCCAAAGGGCAGTCATTCACCACCCAAGAACAAGG ATTCCGAGATGTCCAGGGAGCTGGTGGTCTTGAAAGAGGAGCTCTGGAACG TCTCCACTTCGGTGCAAGAGTGCCAGGAAGAGCAGAAGACTCAGTGGGGCAACGTGAAACAGCATGTCACGGCAGCCAAGCAGAGCATCGACACAGTCATGAGGAACGTCCAGGAAGGGAACCCGAAACGGAGGCAGCTGGCCACAG TCCCAAACATAGACGAAGTCAAGAAAACACTACAGGAAATCCTCAATATACTGAAGACGTCAAAACCAA CCCCTTCTCTGCAGGTCCCACACCTCAATGAGTGA
- the MCEMP1 gene encoding mast cell-expressed membrane protein 1 isoform X1, producing MQSVAFKDKRRGSAGNKAADDPNYENITFTFKNQNQPKGSHSPPKNKVPAESRPPSDTAQGHHWLPKAMMSLNTFLTLSCMVLLAVVLVKNSEMSRELVVLKEELWNVSTSVQECQEEQKTQWGNVKQHVTAAKQSIDTVMRNVQEGNPKRRQLATVPNIDEVKKTLQEILNILKTSKPTPSLQVPHLNE from the exons ATGCAGTCGGTAGCCTTCAAAGACAAGAGACGGGGATCCGCAGGCAATAAAG CTGCAGATGACCCTAACTATGAGAACATCACCTTTACCTTCAAAAACCAGAACCAGCCAAAGGGCAGTCATTCACCACCCAAGAACAAGG TGCCAGCTGAGTCCAGGCCACCCTCAGACACTGCCCAGGGACACCACTGGTTGCCTAAAGCCATGATGAGTCTGAACACCTTCTTGACTCTGTCCTGCATGGTCCTCTTAGCTGTGGTCCTGGTGAAGA ATTCCGAGATGTCCAGGGAGCTGGTGGTCTTGAAAGAGGAGCTCTGGAACG TCTCCACTTCGGTGCAAGAGTGCCAGGAAGAGCAGAAGACTCAGTGGGGCAACGTGAAACAGCATGTCACGGCAGCCAAGCAGAGCATCGACACAGTCATGAGGAACGTCCAGGAAGGGAACCCGAAACGGAGGCAGCTGGCCACAG TCCCAAACATAGACGAAGTCAAGAAAACACTACAGGAAATCCTCAATATACTGAAGACGTCAAAACCAA CCCCTTCTCTGCAGGTCCCACACCTCAATGAGTGA
- the MCEMP1 gene encoding mast cell-expressed membrane protein 1 isoform X2, translating to MQSVAFKDKRRGSAGNKAADDPNYENITFTFKNQNQPKGSHSPPKNKVPAESRPPSDTAQGHHWLPKAMMSLNTFLTLSCMVLLAVVLVKNSEMSRELVVLKEELWNVSTSVQECQEEQKTQWGNVKQHVTAAKQSIDTVMRNVQEGNPKRRQLATVPNIDEVKKTLQEILNILKTSKPSPTPQ from the exons ATGCAGTCGGTAGCCTTCAAAGACAAGAGACGGGGATCCGCAGGCAATAAAG CTGCAGATGACCCTAACTATGAGAACATCACCTTTACCTTCAAAAACCAGAACCAGCCAAAGGGCAGTCATTCACCACCCAAGAACAAGG TGCCAGCTGAGTCCAGGCCACCCTCAGACACTGCCCAGGGACACCACTGGTTGCCTAAAGCCATGATGAGTCTGAACACCTTCTTGACTCTGTCCTGCATGGTCCTCTTAGCTGTGGTCCTGGTGAAGA ATTCCGAGATGTCCAGGGAGCTGGTGGTCTTGAAAGAGGAGCTCTGGAACG TCTCCACTTCGGTGCAAGAGTGCCAGGAAGAGCAGAAGACTCAGTGGGGCAACGTGAAACAGCATGTCACGGCAGCCAAGCAGAGCATCGACACAGTCATGAGGAACGTCCAGGAAGGGAACCCGAAACGGAGGCAGCTGGCCACAG TCCCAAACATAGACGAAGTCAAGAAAACACTACAGGAAATCCTCAATATACTGAAGACGTCAAAACCAA GTCCCACACCTCAATGA